A stretch of the Macaca mulatta isolate MMU2019108-1 chromosome 14, T2T-MMU8v2.0, whole genome shotgun sequence genome encodes the following:
- the PRDX5 gene encoding peroxiredoxin-5, mitochondrial isoform X3 codes for MGLAGVCVLRRSAGYILGGAAGQSVAATAAARRRSEGGWASGGVRSFNRAAAAMAPIKVGDAIPAVEVFEGEPGNKVNLAELFKGKKGVLFGVPGAFTPGCSKVRLLADPTGAFGKETDLLLDDSLVSIFGNRRLKSLQAQAEAAGWALLSGRFSMVVQDGIVKALNVEPDGTGLTCSLAPSIISQL; via the exons ATGGGACTAGCCGGCGTGTGCGTCCTGAGACGCTCAGCGGGCTATATACTCGGTGGGGCCGCCGGTCAGTCTGTGGCAGCGACAGCAGCAGCAAGACGGCGAAGTGAAGGAGGGTGGGCGTCTGGCGGGGTCCGCAGTTTCAACAGAGCCGCTGCAGCCATGGCCCCGATCAAG GTGGGAGATGCCATCCCTGCAGTGGAGGTGTTTGAAGGGGAGCCAGGGAACAAGGTGAACCTGGCAGAGCTGTTCAAGGGCAAGAAGGGTGTGCTGTTTGGAGTTCCCGGGGCCTTCACGCCTGGATGTTCCAAG GTTCGGCTCCTGGCTGATCCCACTGGGGCCTTTGGGAAG GAGACAGACTTATTACTAGATGATTCGTTAGTGTCCATCTTTGGGAATCGACGTCTCAAGAG CCTCCAAGcccaggctgaggcagctggCTGGGCCCTTCTTTCCGGCAGGTTCTCCATGGTGGTACAGGATGGCATAGTGAAGGCCCTGAATGTGGAACCAGATGGCACAGGCCTCACCTGCAGTCTGGCACCCAGCATCATCTCACAGCTCTGA
- the PRDX5 gene encoding peroxiredoxin-5, mitochondrial isoform X2, translated as MGLAGVCVLRRSAGYILGGAAGQSVAATAAARRRSEGGWASGGVRSFNRAAAAMAPIKVGDAIPAVEVFEGEPGNKVNLAELFKGKKGVLFGVPGAFTPGCSKTHLPGFVEQAEALKAKGVQVLACLSVNDAFVTGEWGRAHKAEGKVRLLADPTGAFGKETDLLLDDSLVSIFGNRRLKRFSMVVQDGIVKALNVEPDGTGLTCSLAPSIISQL; from the exons ATGGGACTAGCCGGCGTGTGCGTCCTGAGACGCTCAGCGGGCTATATACTCGGTGGGGCCGCCGGTCAGTCTGTGGCAGCGACAGCAGCAGCAAGACGGCGAAGTGAAGGAGGGTGGGCGTCTGGCGGGGTCCGCAGTTTCAACAGAGCCGCTGCAGCCATGGCCCCGATCAAG GTGGGAGATGCCATCCCTGCAGTGGAGGTGTTTGAAGGGGAGCCAGGGAACAAGGTGAACCTGGCAGAGCTGTTCAAGGGCAAGAAGGGTGTGCTGTTTGGAGTTCCCGGGGCCTTCACGCCTGGATGTTCCAAG ACCCACCTACCAGGGTTTGTGGAGCAGGCTGAGGCTCTGAAGGCCAAGGGAGTCCAGGTGTTGGCCTGTCTGAGTGTTAATGATGCCTTTGTGACTGGCGAGTGGGGCCGAGCCCACAAGGCGGAAGGCAAG GTTCGGCTCCTGGCTGATCCCACTGGGGCCTTTGGGAAG GAGACAGACTTATTACTAGATGATTCGTTAGTGTCCATCTTTGGGAATCGACGTCTCAAGAG GTTCTCCATGGTGGTACAGGATGGCATAGTGAAGGCCCTGAATGTGGAACCAGATGGCACAGGCCTCACCTGCAGTCTGGCACCCAGCATCATCTCACAGCTCTGA
- the PRDX5 gene encoding peroxiredoxin-5, mitochondrial isoform X1 produces the protein MGLAGVCVLRRSAGYILGGAAGQSVAATAAARRRSEGGWASGGVRSFNRAAAAMAPIKVGDAIPAVEVFEGEPGNKVNLAELFKGKKGVLFGVPGAFTPGCSKTHLPGFVEQAEALKAKGVQVLACLSVNDAFVTGEWGRAHKAEGKVRLLADPTGAFGKETDLLLDDSLVSIFGNRRLKSLQAQAEAAGWALLSGRFSMVVQDGIVKALNVEPDGTGLTCSLAPSIISQL, from the exons ATGGGACTAGCCGGCGTGTGCGTCCTGAGACGCTCAGCGGGCTATATACTCGGTGGGGCCGCCGGTCAGTCTGTGGCAGCGACAGCAGCAGCAAGACGGCGAAGTGAAGGAGGGTGGGCGTCTGGCGGGGTCCGCAGTTTCAACAGAGCCGCTGCAGCCATGGCCCCGATCAAG GTGGGAGATGCCATCCCTGCAGTGGAGGTGTTTGAAGGGGAGCCAGGGAACAAGGTGAACCTGGCAGAGCTGTTCAAGGGCAAGAAGGGTGTGCTGTTTGGAGTTCCCGGGGCCTTCACGCCTGGATGTTCCAAG ACCCACCTACCAGGGTTTGTGGAGCAGGCTGAGGCTCTGAAGGCCAAGGGAGTCCAGGTGTTGGCCTGTCTGAGTGTTAATGATGCCTTTGTGACTGGCGAGTGGGGCCGAGCCCACAAGGCGGAAGGCAAG GTTCGGCTCCTGGCTGATCCCACTGGGGCCTTTGGGAAG GAGACAGACTTATTACTAGATGATTCGTTAGTGTCCATCTTTGGGAATCGACGTCTCAAGAG CCTCCAAGcccaggctgaggcagctggCTGGGCCCTTCTTTCCGGCAGGTTCTCCATGGTGGTACAGGATGGCATAGTGAAGGCCCTGAATGTGGAACCAGATGGCACAGGCCTCACCTGCAGTCTGGCACCCAGCATCATCTCACAGCTCTGA
- the PRDX5 gene encoding peroxiredoxin-5, mitochondrial isoform X6, which translates to MGLAGVCVLRRSAGYILGGAAGQSVAATAAARRRSEGGWASGGVRSFNRAAAAMAPIKVRLLADPTGAFGKETDLLLDDSLVSIFGNRRLKRFSMVVQDGIVKALNVEPDGTGLTCSLAPSIISQL; encoded by the exons ATGGGACTAGCCGGCGTGTGCGTCCTGAGACGCTCAGCGGGCTATATACTCGGTGGGGCCGCCGGTCAGTCTGTGGCAGCGACAGCAGCAGCAAGACGGCGAAGTGAAGGAGGGTGGGCGTCTGGCGGGGTCCGCAGTTTCAACAGAGCCGCTGCAGCCATGGCCCCGATCAAG GTTCGGCTCCTGGCTGATCCCACTGGGGCCTTTGGGAAG GAGACAGACTTATTACTAGATGATTCGTTAGTGTCCATCTTTGGGAATCGACGTCTCAAGAG GTTCTCCATGGTGGTACAGGATGGCATAGTGAAGGCCCTGAATGTGGAACCAGATGGCACAGGCCTCACCTGCAGTCTGGCACCCAGCATCATCTCACAGCTCTGA
- the PRDX5 gene encoding peroxiredoxin-5, mitochondrial isoform X4: MGLAGVCVLRRSAGYILGGAAGQSVAATAAARRRSEGGWASGGVRSFNRAAAAMAPIKVGDAIPAVEVFEGEPGNKVNLAELFKGKKGVLFGVPGAFTPGCSKVRLLADPTGAFGKETDLLLDDSLVSIFGNRRLKRFSMVVQDGIVKALNVEPDGTGLTCSLAPSIISQL; the protein is encoded by the exons ATGGGACTAGCCGGCGTGTGCGTCCTGAGACGCTCAGCGGGCTATATACTCGGTGGGGCCGCCGGTCAGTCTGTGGCAGCGACAGCAGCAGCAAGACGGCGAAGTGAAGGAGGGTGGGCGTCTGGCGGGGTCCGCAGTTTCAACAGAGCCGCTGCAGCCATGGCCCCGATCAAG GTGGGAGATGCCATCCCTGCAGTGGAGGTGTTTGAAGGGGAGCCAGGGAACAAGGTGAACCTGGCAGAGCTGTTCAAGGGCAAGAAGGGTGTGCTGTTTGGAGTTCCCGGGGCCTTCACGCCTGGATGTTCCAAG GTTCGGCTCCTGGCTGATCCCACTGGGGCCTTTGGGAAG GAGACAGACTTATTACTAGATGATTCGTTAGTGTCCATCTTTGGGAATCGACGTCTCAAGAG GTTCTCCATGGTGGTACAGGATGGCATAGTGAAGGCCCTGAATGTGGAACCAGATGGCACAGGCCTCACCTGCAGTCTGGCACCCAGCATCATCTCACAGCTCTGA
- the PRDX5 gene encoding peroxiredoxin-5, mitochondrial isoform X5, producing the protein MGLAGVCVLRRSAGYILGGAAGQSVAATAAARRRSEGGWASGGVRSFNRAAAAMAPIKTHLPGFVEQAEALKAKGVQVLACLSVNDAFVTGEWGRAHKAEGKVRLLADPTGAFGKETDLLLDDSLVSIFGNRRLKRFSMVVQDGIVKALNVEPDGTGLTCSLAPSIISQL; encoded by the exons ATGGGACTAGCCGGCGTGTGCGTCCTGAGACGCTCAGCGGGCTATATACTCGGTGGGGCCGCCGGTCAGTCTGTGGCAGCGACAGCAGCAGCAAGACGGCGAAGTGAAGGAGGGTGGGCGTCTGGCGGGGTCCGCAGTTTCAACAGAGCCGCTGCAGCCATGGCCCCGATCAAG ACCCACCTACCAGGGTTTGTGGAGCAGGCTGAGGCTCTGAAGGCCAAGGGAGTCCAGGTGTTGGCCTGTCTGAGTGTTAATGATGCCTTTGTGACTGGCGAGTGGGGCCGAGCCCACAAGGCGGAAGGCAAG GTTCGGCTCCTGGCTGATCCCACTGGGGCCTTTGGGAAG GAGACAGACTTATTACTAGATGATTCGTTAGTGTCCATCTTTGGGAATCGACGTCTCAAGAG GTTCTCCATGGTGGTACAGGATGGCATAGTGAAGGCCCTGAATGTGGAACCAGATGGCACAGGCCTCACCTGCAGTCTGGCACCCAGCATCATCTCACAGCTCTGA
- the TRMT112 gene encoding multifunctional methyltransferase subunit TRM112-like protein isoform X1, whose amino-acid sequence MKLLTHNLLSSHVRGVGSRGFPLRLQATEVRICPVEFNPNFVARMIPKVEWAAFLEAADNVPKGPVEGYEENEEFLRTMHHLLLEVEVIEGTLQCPESGRMFPISRGIPNMLLSEEETES is encoded by the exons ATGAAACTGCTCACCCACAATCTGCTGAGCTCGCATGTGCGGGGGGTGGGGTCCCGTGGCTTCCCCCTGCGCCTCCAG GCCACTGAGGTCCGTATCTGCCCTGTGGAGTTCAACCCCAACTTCGTGGCGCGTATGATACCTAAGGTGGAGTGGGCGGCGTTCCTGGAAGCGGCCGATAAT GTGCCTAAAGGGCCGGTTGAGGGATATGAGGAGAATGAAGAGTTTCTGAGGACTATGCACCATCTGCTGCTGGAG GTGGAAGTGATAGAGGGCACCCTGCAGTGCCCGGAGTCTGGACGTATGTTCCCCATCAGCCGCGGGATCCCCAACATGCTGCTGAgtgaagaggaaactgagagttGA
- the TRMT112 gene encoding multifunctional methyltransferase subunit TRM112-like protein codes for MKLLTHNLLSSHVRGVGSRGFPLRLQATEVRICPVEFNPNFVARMIPKVEWAAFLEAADNLRLIQVPKGPVEGYEENEEFLRTMHHLLLEVEVIEGTLQCPESGRMFPISRGIPNMLLSEEETES; via the exons ATGAAACTGCTCACCCACAATCTGCTGAGCTCGCATGTGCGGGGGGTGGGGTCCCGTGGCTTCCCCCTGCGCCTCCAG GCCACTGAGGTCCGTATCTGCCCTGTGGAGTTCAACCCCAACTTCGTGGCGCGTATGATACCTAAGGTGGAGTGGGCGGCGTTCCTGGAAGCGGCCGATAAT TTGCGCCTGATCCAGGTGCCTAAAGGGCCGGTTGAGGGATATGAGGAGAATGAAGAGTTTCTGAGGACTATGCACCATCTGCTGCTGGAG GTGGAAGTGATAGAGGGCACCCTGCAGTGCCCGGAGTCTGGACGTATGTTCCCCATCAGCCGCGGGATCCCCAACATGCTGCTGAgtgaagaggaaactgagagttGA